One region of Candidatus Eremiobacteraceae bacterium genomic DNA includes:
- the typA gene encoding translational GTPase TypA, which translates to MRTRPDIRNIAIVAHVDHGKTTLVDGMLRQAGVFRDPSAQGERIMDVNPIERERGITILAKNTGILWGATKINIVDTPGHSDFGGEVERVLQMVNGVLLLVDAAEGPLPQTRFVLKKALEQDLPVVCVINKIDRKDARPLEVLDEVLALFIDIGCADHQLDFPVIFAVAREGLATSDLAVPGKDLAPLMDAILKYVPEPPGDDEGPFQMLVSNIDHNEYVGRIAIGRIFRGVVHPGDSIARMHRDGSTTHRVTKILEFYGLQRRELQEARAGDIVAISGVEGVNIADTLADGLHPEAVDAVLVDEPTVAVDILVNTSPFAGLDGKYLTSRHIKERLERELESNVALRLAPILSPDTFSISGRGELHLSVLIETMRREGYELGVSKPQVVVVERDGVKMEPVEYVVVDVAEEHAGAVIEALGRRRAQMLNMLTMGSQRRLEYTMPTRLLFGLRGELMTLTRGTATVNHTYFDHQPLGGEMPRRNVGALISAETGTVTAYALDNLLARGTFFVPPQTQVYEGMVVGRSKTEDDIVVNVCKAKKLTNMRASGSDDAPNLPPPEEMSLERALEFIEDDELLEVTPKNIRLRKRYLNEEARKKARMAERQRLAAAKA; encoded by the coding sequence ATGCGCACCCGACCGGATATCCGCAACATCGCTATCGTCGCACACGTCGACCACGGCAAGACGACGCTTGTGGACGGCATGCTTCGCCAAGCCGGCGTCTTTCGCGATCCGAGCGCGCAGGGCGAACGCATCATGGACGTCAATCCGATCGAGCGGGAACGCGGCATCACGATCCTCGCCAAGAACACCGGCATACTGTGGGGCGCGACGAAGATCAACATCGTCGACACGCCCGGCCACTCGGATTTCGGCGGCGAAGTCGAGCGCGTGCTGCAGATGGTCAACGGCGTGCTGCTGCTCGTCGACGCGGCCGAAGGGCCGCTCCCGCAGACGCGCTTCGTTCTCAAGAAGGCGCTCGAGCAAGATCTTCCGGTCGTCTGCGTCATCAACAAAATCGACCGCAAAGATGCACGGCCGCTTGAGGTGCTCGACGAAGTGCTGGCGCTGTTCATCGACATCGGCTGCGCCGACCACCAACTGGATTTCCCGGTGATCTTCGCCGTGGCCCGCGAAGGCTTGGCGACATCCGATCTCGCCGTTCCCGGCAAGGATCTCGCTCCGCTGATGGATGCGATCCTCAAATACGTGCCTGAACCGCCGGGCGACGACGAGGGTCCGTTCCAGATGCTCGTCTCCAATATCGACCACAACGAGTACGTCGGGCGCATCGCGATCGGCCGGATCTTCCGCGGTGTCGTGCATCCGGGTGATTCGATCGCGCGCATGCATCGCGACGGTTCGACGACGCACCGCGTCACGAAGATCCTTGAATTCTACGGATTGCAGCGGCGCGAGCTTCAAGAAGCGCGCGCGGGCGACATCGTGGCCATCTCCGGCGTGGAAGGCGTGAACATCGCCGATACCCTTGCCGATGGTTTGCACCCTGAGGCGGTCGATGCGGTGTTGGTCGACGAGCCCACGGTGGCGGTCGACATCTTGGTCAACACGAGTCCGTTCGCCGGGCTCGACGGCAAATATCTGACAAGCCGCCATATCAAGGAGCGGCTCGAACGCGAGCTCGAGAGCAACGTCGCGCTGCGGCTAGCGCCGATCCTCTCTCCCGACACGTTCAGCATCTCCGGGCGCGGGGAGCTGCATCTCTCGGTGCTGATCGAGACCATGCGCCGCGAAGGGTACGAACTCGGCGTCTCCAAACCGCAAGTGGTCGTCGTCGAACGCGACGGCGTCAAGATGGAGCCGGTGGAATATGTCGTGGTTGACGTCGCCGAGGAGCATGCCGGCGCCGTGATCGAGGCATTAGGCCGGCGCCGCGCGCAAATGCTCAACATGCTGACCATGGGATCGCAGCGCCGTCTCGAGTACACCATGCCGACCCGGCTGCTCTTCGGTTTGCGCGGCGAGCTGATGACGCTCACGCGCGGCACGGCGACCGTCAATCACACGTATTTCGATCACCAGCCCTTGGGGGGAGAGATGCCGCGCCGCAACGTCGGCGCGCTCATCAGCGCCGAGACGGGGACGGTCACGGCATATGCGCTTGACAACCTTCTCGCGCGCGGCACATTTTTTGTTCCGCCGCAGACGCAAGTCTACGAAGGCATGGTCGTGGGGCGCAGCAAGACCGAAGACGACATCGTCGTCAACGTCTGCAAGGCGAAGAAACTCACGAACATGCGCGCGTCCGGCTCAGACGACGCCCCAAACCTCCCGCCGCCCGAGGAGA